In Quercus robur chromosome 10, dhQueRobu3.1, whole genome shotgun sequence, a genomic segment contains:
- the LOC126703652 gene encoding E3 ubiquitin-protein ligase RING1 encodes MSSSGLSGEGGGGGGGGDTATAAQPQLFFCHQCDHTVTLTPSPTSDLTCPTCHGGFLEELENPNPNPHPFFANPFLYSSSSTSDLPVPGALPLLFSSSSSSSSASPIFNDLSAFFGAHPHPHAGFAPTRSSPSPSPSPFDDPEAFNPFVFLQNYLQNLGGNVEVVINSGGGDSPFRAGMGIGGSPNVNLGDYFFGPGLEQLIQQLAENDPNRYGTPPASKSAVQTLPDIKISQDLLASDSSQCAVCKDSFELREEAKQMPCKHIYHADCILPWLELHNSCPVCRYELPTDDPDYEQRNRGVAAARPVSAGAGNQAQTQTGSTWGAAAGGNIGGSASAATGIASGIQNQTGSSGENPPTPRTMERRFRISLPFPWPFGRTPASPAETSNSGSGTGNNSGSNDGEGNSGNRGNTNFQSETRQEDLD; translated from the coding sequence ATGTCTTCTTCCGGCTTAAGcggagaaggaggaggaggaggaggaggaggagacaCAGCAACGGCGGCTCAACCTCAACTGTTCTTCTGCCACCAATGCGACCATACGGTGACCTTAACCCCTTCACCTACCTCCGATCTCACCTGCCCTACTTGCCATGGTGGGTTTCTTGAAGAACTggaaaaccctaaccctaatccTCATCCTTTTTTCGCAAATCCctttctttattcttcttcttctacttctgaCCTTCCTGTACCAGGCGCGCTTCCCCTATtattctcctcctcctcctcctcttcttccgCCTCCCCAATCTTCAATGATCTCTCCGCCTTCTTCGGAGCCCACCCTCACCCCCACGCCGGTTTTGCTCCAACTCGCTcatctccctctccctctccctctcccttcgACGACCCTGAAGCTTTCAACCCCTTTGTTTTCCTTCAGAACTACCTCCAAAACCTAGGCGGCAACGTTGAGGTCGTCATTAATTCTGGAGGCGGTGACTCTCCCTTCCGTGCCGGTATGGGTATTGGCGGCTCCCCTAATGTCAATCTCGGCGACTATTTCTTCGGCCCGGGACTCGAGCAGTTGATCCAACAGCTGGCTGAGAACGACCCTAACCGATACGGTACACCCCCGGCATCCAAATCGGCTGTCCAGACATTGCCGGATATTAAGATTTCTCAGGATTTGTTGGCTTCGGATTCATCTCAGTGTGCCGTCTGCAAGGACTCCTTCGAGCTCCGCGAGGAGGCCAAGCAGATGCCATGTAAGCACATTTACCATGCTGACTGTATTCTGCCTTGGTTGGAATTGCATAATTCTTGTCCTGTGTGTCGGTATGAGTTGCCCACCGATGATCCTGATTACGAGCAGAGGAATCGTGGTGTTGCCGCTGCCAGGCCGGTGTCTGCAGGTGCTGGCAATCAGGCTCAGACTCAGACTGGTTCAACTTGGGGTGCTGCAGCAGGTGGGAATATTGGTGGTTCTGCTTCTGCTGCCACTGGCATTGCTAGTGGAATTCAGAATCAGACTGGGAGCTCTGGAGAAAACCCACCAACCCCAAGGACTATGGAGAGGAGATTTAGGATCTCATTGCCCTTTCCATGGCCATTTGGTAGGACACCGGCGTCACCTGCAGAGACCAGCAATAGTGGGAGTGGCACTGGCAACAACAGTGGAAGCAATGATGGGGAAGGGAACTCGGGAAATAGAGGAAATACCAACTTCCAATCAGAGACCAGACAGGAAGATCTTGATTGA